A genome region from Altererythrobacter aquiaggeris includes the following:
- a CDS encoding OmpH family outer membrane protein, which produces MKTLLKPALAAGLMLVAAPVMVAPAAAQAVQNIGVVNLPAVVARSNAFTVAQQQRQVTYKPQFDQANARQAQLAAQINPMIDRLRTDSQAANPDNAALQAQATTVERLRQSGQRELQTILQPVALSEAYVEEQIRDQLALAIENVAKSRKLALMVSPDSVLYASETLNMNQDILAELNRLLPSAQIVPPAGWEPREIREQRAAAAAAQAQQPATQAPVTGGR; this is translated from the coding sequence ATGAAAACTCTTCTCAAACCGGCTTTGGCCGCTGGCCTGATGCTTGTCGCCGCGCCTGTCATGGTTGCACCGGCCGCAGCGCAGGCTGTCCAGAATATCGGGGTAGTCAATCTGCCCGCAGTTGTGGCGCGTTCGAATGCGTTCACAGTGGCCCAGCAGCAACGCCAGGTAACTTACAAGCCGCAGTTCGACCAGGCAAATGCCCGTCAGGCACAGCTCGCAGCGCAGATCAATCCGATGATCGACCGCTTGCGCACCGATAGTCAGGCAGCAAACCCCGATAACGCAGCATTGCAGGCGCAAGCAACGACCGTGGAACGCCTGCGGCAATCGGGCCAGCGCGAATTGCAGACCATCCTCCAGCCCGTCGCGCTGAGCGAAGCCTATGTCGAAGAACAGATCCGCGACCAGCTTGCGCTGGCTATCGAAAATGTCGCGAAATCGCGCAAACTCGCGCTGATGGTCAGCCCCGATTCGGTACTGTACGCCAGCGAAACGCTCAATATGAACCAGGATATTCTGGCAGAACTCAACCGTTTGCTGCCAAGCGCACAAATCGTTCCGCCAGCCGGCTGGGAGCCACGCGAAATCCGTGAACAGCGTGCAGCAGCCGCTGCCGCCCAGGCACAGCAGCCAGCCACTCAGGCACCCGTAACCGGCGGCCGCTAA
- the bamA gene encoding outer membrane protein assembly factor BamA: MATALLCGTVLAGLPHAAFAQDAASQPVTGQQQTAAAVQQDPRQEIIQTISVAGAQRLEPNTIVSYMRLRAGQPYTQADADEALKDLYATELFSDVTIGFNNGNVLVTVQENPVINRIVLEGNKRLKEDKIRPEIKLAPRQIFTRSKVRADVARILELYKRQGRFAASIEPQMVMLDQNRVDIVFEINEGPKSKVRQINIIGNEAFSDGTLRGEMITKQARLTSFFSSNKTYDPDRLAFDQQKLRQFYLTEGYADFRVVSAVAELTPDNEDFIITYVVEEGERYKFGDVAVESQLRDFDSEQLSSGLPMSAEDWYNAKLVEDTVEQLTEAAGAFGYAFADVRPRFTRNKEDLTMDVVFLMAEAPRVYVERIDVNGNTLTQDKVIRREFRIAEGDAFNSLQVKRSTNRINGLGYFQEGFEIEQQPGSAPDRIVLAANVEEKPTGQLQLSAGFSSLESFILAGSIQQRNFRGRGQTVGASVNYSRNSRSAQLSFAEPYLFDRNISAGIDVYRRDFNNNYFNRDNGATYEQSTTGFQLRAGVPISEFTSVIGSYTLNFDDVTLDENQFFLDLDGDGVPTCEPLLAGRYLCEAIGKRTSSILGLTLANSTLNSRFRPTAGQNVSIGVDYAGLGGSVKYVRLRSKATKYWQVLGDFIFSLQAEGGAIRGLEDRGGVGVDDVRLTDRFFLGEPQMRGFDVRGVGPRVIRRRLIGVDEAGAPLYAQKRSEGLTDDAIGGNAYYLGRAELEIPLGTGARELGLRPSIFLDVGSLFSITDPVTQSSPFPDGITYQLRDADGQLLFIGADGIPTTSPVDGSGNALDPVTQNIAPFTEEFVGDTWKPRIALGIGMNWNSPFGPLRIDFSRILSKQEGDDTKEFSFNVGTQF, translated from the coding sequence ATGGCCACGGCCTTGCTTTGCGGCACAGTGCTCGCGGGATTACCCCATGCAGCCTTTGCGCAGGATGCTGCATCGCAGCCGGTTACCGGCCAGCAGCAGACCGCCGCAGCCGTGCAGCAGGACCCGCGTCAGGAAATCATCCAGACGATATCGGTCGCCGGTGCCCAGCGGCTGGAGCCCAATACCATCGTCAGCTATATGCGGCTGCGCGCCGGCCAGCCCTATACGCAGGCAGATGCCGACGAAGCGCTCAAAGACCTTTATGCGACCGAACTGTTTTCGGACGTAACGATCGGTTTCAACAACGGCAATGTGCTGGTTACGGTACAGGAAAACCCGGTCATCAACCGGATTGTGCTGGAAGGTAACAAGCGCCTCAAGGAAGACAAGATCCGGCCCGAGATCAAACTCGCGCCGCGGCAGATTTTCACGCGCTCGAAAGTGCGCGCCGATGTGGCCCGCATTCTGGAGCTGTACAAGCGTCAGGGACGGTTTGCCGCCTCGATCGAGCCGCAGATGGTCATGCTCGACCAGAACCGCGTCGATATCGTGTTCGAAATCAACGAAGGGCCCAAATCAAAGGTCCGCCAGATCAACATCATCGGCAACGAGGCGTTTTCGGACGGCACATTGCGCGGCGAGATGATTACGAAGCAAGCGCGCCTGACTTCGTTCTTCAGTTCGAACAAGACCTATGATCCCGACCGTCTGGCATTCGACCAGCAAAAGCTGCGCCAGTTCTATCTGACTGAAGGTTATGCGGATTTCCGCGTGGTGTCGGCGGTTGCCGAACTGACGCCCGATAATGAAGACTTCATCATCACTTACGTGGTGGAAGAAGGCGAGCGCTATAAATTCGGCGATGTGGCGGTTGAAAGCCAGTTGCGCGATTTTGATAGCGAGCAATTGTCGTCCGGCCTGCCGATGTCCGCCGAAGACTGGTACAATGCCAAGCTGGTTGAAGACACTGTCGAACAGCTGACCGAAGCTGCGGGCGCTTTCGGTTATGCCTTTGCCGATGTCCGGCCGCGGTTTACCCGCAACAAGGAAGATCTGACGATGGACGTCGTCTTCCTGATGGCCGAAGCGCCGCGCGTGTATGTCGAACGGATCGACGTCAACGGAAACACGCTGACGCAGGACAAGGTTATCCGCCGCGAATTCAGGATTGCCGAAGGCGATGCGTTCAATTCGCTGCAAGTGAAGCGTTCGACAAACCGGATTAACGGTCTGGGGTATTTCCAGGAAGGGTTCGAGATTGAACAGCAGCCTGGCAGCGCACCCGACCGGATCGTGCTGGCAGCCAATGTCGAAGAAAAGCCCACTGGCCAGTTGCAACTGTCTGCCGGCTTCTCGAGCTTGGAAAGTTTCATTCTCGCAGGCTCGATCCAGCAGCGGAACTTCCGCGGACGCGGCCAGACAGTAGGCGCGAGCGTCAATTATTCGCGCAATTCGCGTTCTGCCCAGCTGAGCTTTGCCGAACCCTATCTGTTCGACCGGAATATTTCGGCTGGCATCGATGTCTATCGGCGTGATTTCAACAACAATTATTTCAACCGCGATAACGGCGCGACTTACGAACAATCGACCACCGGTTTCCAGCTTCGTGCGGGCGTGCCGATCAGCGAATTTACGTCGGTTATCGGCAGCTACACGCTGAACTTCGACGATGTTACGCTGGATGAAAACCAGTTCTTCCTTGATCTGGACGGTGATGGTGTCCCGACTTGCGAACCGTTGCTTGCGGGCCGTTATCTCTGCGAAGCAATCGGCAAGCGAACCAGTTCGATCCTCGGCCTTACTCTGGCCAACAGCACGCTGAACAGCCGCTTCCGTCCCACTGCCGGACAGAATGTGTCCATCGGTGTCGATTATGCGGGACTGGGCGGTTCGGTCAAATATGTGCGCCTGCGCAGCAAAGCCACCAAATACTGGCAGGTGCTGGGCGATTTCATCTTCTCGCTGCAGGCAGAAGGCGGCGCGATCCGCGGCCTTGAAGACAGGGGCGGTGTCGGGGTCGATGATGTCCGCCTTACCGACCGGTTTTTCCTTGGTGAGCCGCAGATGCGCGGTTTCGACGTTCGCGGTGTTGGGCCGCGGGTAATCCGCCGCCGTCTGATCGGCGTGGATGAAGCCGGGGCGCCGCTTTATGCGCAAAAACGCAGCGAAGGCCTGACCGATGATGCCATCGGCGGCAACGCATATTATCTGGGCCGCGCGGAGCTGGAAATTCCGCTTGGCACCGGCGCCCGCGAACTGGGACTGCGCCCGTCGATATTCCTGGATGTCGGTTCGCTGTTCAGCATTACCGATCCGGTCACGCAATCCAGCCCGTTCCCGGACGGCATCACGTACCAGTTGCGCGACGCGGATGGTCAGCTTCTATTCATTGGTGCTGATGGTATACCCACTACCAGCCCTGTCGATGGCAGCGGCAATGCGCTTGATCCCGTTACGCAGAACATTGCGCCCTTCACCGAGGAATTTGTCGGCGATACATGGAAACCGCGCATTGCGCTGGGAATCGGCATGAACTGGAATTCGCCCTTCGGTCCTTTGCGGATCGACTTTTCGAGAATCCTGTCGAAGCAGGAAGGCGATGACACTAAAGAATTCTCATTTAACGTAGGAACTCAATTCTGA
- the rseP gene encoding RIP metalloprotease RseP, with product MMVLGFLLVLGPLVTVHELGHLLVGRVFGIKADAFSIGFGKELCGWNDKRGTRWKVSALPLGGYVQFAGDMNPASIPDDAAAAKFTRQERAEAFQFQPLWQRALVVAAGPATNFLVAIAILASFNYAYGRLEVAPVVKGVVEGNAAAEIGIKAGDRFVELDGEPVGSFEDVRSVVVQNPGETLKLKMDRGGETIDLDFTIPTIVERDRFGNEFRIGRLGVYSVLGEYFDVGPFEAVGLAVTQTGDIVVMMVNGIWQIITGRRPISELGGPIKIAKFSGEQLSLGWREFTYFAALISINLAFINLLPIPALDGGHLAFYAAEAVRRKPVGARGHELAYRTGVAFVLALMVFVTINDLASLPIFGR from the coding sequence ATGATGGTGCTGGGCTTTCTGCTTGTGCTGGGCCCGCTGGTGACTGTGCACGAGTTGGGGCATCTGCTGGTCGGGCGGGTGTTCGGGATCAAGGCCGATGCGTTTTCGATCGGTTTTGGCAAGGAACTGTGCGGCTGGAATGACAAGCGCGGGACGCGGTGGAAAGTTTCGGCGCTGCCGCTGGGCGGCTATGTCCAGTTCGCCGGAGACATGAACCCCGCCAGCATCCCCGACGATGCGGCGGCGGCAAAATTCACCCGGCAGGAACGCGCAGAAGCCTTCCAGTTTCAGCCGCTATGGCAGCGGGCGCTGGTTGTTGCGGCCGGGCCGGCGACAAATTTTCTTGTCGCAATCGCCATCCTTGCATCCTTCAATTATGCTTACGGCAGGCTGGAAGTCGCGCCGGTCGTCAAAGGAGTGGTTGAGGGTAATGCAGCGGCGGAAATCGGGATCAAGGCAGGTGACCGGTTTGTCGAACTCGACGGCGAGCCGGTTGGCAGCTTTGAAGATGTCCGTTCGGTTGTGGTCCAGAATCCTGGCGAAACGCTGAAGCTGAAAATGGATCGCGGCGGGGAAACCATCGATCTGGATTTCACGATACCCACGATTGTCGAACGCGACCGCTTCGGAAACGAATTTCGCATCGGTCGGCTTGGCGTTTATTCGGTGCTGGGGGAATATTTCGATGTCGGTCCGTTTGAAGCGGTTGGTCTGGCTGTAACGCAAACCGGTGATATCGTTGTGATGATGGTCAACGGCATCTGGCAGATCATCACCGGGAGGCGGCCGATCAGCGAGCTGGGCGGCCCGATTAAAATCGCCAAATTCAGCGGTGAACAGCTGAGCCTGGGGTGGCGCGAGTTCACCTATTTCGCGGCGCTCATCTCAATTAACTTGGCATTCATTAACCTGCTGCCAATCCCGGCGCTCGACGGCGGGCACCTGGCTTTTTACGCGGCTGAAGCAGTTCGCCGCAAGCCGGTTGGCGCACGCGGTCATGAATTGGCGTACCGAACCGGCGTTGCCTTTGTACTGGCGCTGATGGTGTTCGTCACAATTAACGATTTGGCCTCGCTCCCGATATTCGGGAGATAA
- a CDS encoding 1-deoxy-D-xylulose-5-phosphate reductoisomerase → MTRSLSILGATGSVGTSTLDLIRSNRDAWRVKALTANSSVDDLAAMAREFGAEIAVVADESKVSRLREALSGTPIKVAGGTAALCEAAAMRADVTVAAIVGCAGLAPTMAAIEQGGTVALANKEALVSAGDVMIAAVARHGATLLPVDSEHNAIFQCLAGEDLANVRWITLTASGGPFRTWTHEQLKCATPQQAVAHPNWDMGAKISVDSATMMNKGLEFIEAHHLFPVGLDHLRIIVHPQSVVHSMVEYRDGSTLAQLGPSDMRVPIASTLAWPSRMETDIAPMDLAAIGSLDFEPTDEARFPATRLAREAIRAGGAAPAVLNAANEVAVAAFLSGQIGFTRIAAEVERNLEATGECAPANLEEVLALDAMTRKRAAEMLETN, encoded by the coding sequence TTGACCCGTTCGCTCTCCATCCTTGGCGCGACGGGTTCGGTCGGCACTTCGACGCTGGATCTGATCCGCAGCAACCGCGATGCGTGGCGCGTCAAGGCGCTGACCGCCAATTCCAGCGTCGATGATCTGGCCGCGATGGCGCGCGAATTCGGCGCGGAAATCGCCGTGGTCGCCGACGAAAGCAAAGTTTCCCGATTGCGCGAGGCCCTGTCCGGCACGCCGATCAAGGTCGCTGGCGGCACCGCAGCCCTTTGCGAAGCTGCAGCGATGCGCGCGGATGTCACCGTGGCGGCAATCGTGGGCTGTGCCGGGCTGGCGCCCACGATGGCAGCGATAGAGCAGGGCGGGACCGTCGCGCTGGCCAACAAGGAAGCGCTGGTTTCTGCCGGCGATGTGATGATCGCCGCGGTTGCAAGACATGGCGCGACCCTGCTGCCTGTCGATAGCGAGCATAATGCGATTTTCCAGTGTCTGGCGGGCGAAGATCTGGCCAACGTGCGCTGGATCACGCTGACTGCCAGTGGCGGCCCGTTCCGCACCTGGACGCACGAACAGCTGAAATGTGCCACGCCGCAGCAGGCCGTGGCGCATCCCAATTGGGACATGGGAGCCAAAATCAGTGTCGATTCCGCGACGATGATGAACAAGGGGCTGGAATTTATCGAGGCGCATCATCTGTTTCCTGTCGGGCTGGATCACTTGCGGATCATCGTCCATCCGCAATCGGTGGTGCATTCGATGGTCGAATACCGCGACGGGTCCACGCTGGCGCAGCTTGGGCCGTCCGACATGCGCGTGCCAATCGCCTCAACGCTGGCGTGGCCGTCGCGGATGGAAACCGATATTGCGCCGATGGATCTGGCAGCCATCGGATCACTGGACTTCGAACCGACTGACGAGGCGCGGTTCCCCGCCACGCGGTTGGCGCGCGAGGCAATCAGGGCAGGCGGTGCAGCCCCGGCTGTGCTAAATGCAGCCAACGAGGTTGCGGTGGCCGCGTTTCTGTCCGGTCAGATCGGGTTCACGCGGATTGCCGCAGAGGTGGAACGCAATCTTGAAGCGACTGGCGAATGCGCGCCGGCCAATCTCGAAGAGGTATTGGCGCTGGACGCCATGACGCGTAAACGCGCCGCTGAAATGCTGGAGACGAACTGA
- a CDS encoding phosphatidate cytidylyltransferase → MADDNIAPEVNGPEAAARAKKNVDLPVRAASAVVMLGLAIAAIWLGGNWLKGFIVLVALACFVEYVLLVVKATGNIPYRLAGLIAGGVYIGLAAGALLGFSAQQLLLVLGTVIATDTGAYFSGRAIGGPKIAPRISPSKTWAGLCGGMLAAAVWLAGGIYVIMSLGDAASPTSHVLPFAIGGAVLAVAAQAGDFFESWLKRKAGAKDSSRLIPGHGGVFDRVDGLLPVALIAAAAMSFMP, encoded by the coding sequence ATGGCGGACGATAATATCGCGCCCGAAGTAAACGGGCCGGAAGCGGCCGCTCGGGCGAAAAAGAATGTCGATCTGCCGGTTCGCGCAGCATCGGCGGTGGTTATGCTGGGCCTGGCAATCGCGGCGATCTGGCTGGGCGGCAACTGGCTTAAAGGCTTTATCGTGCTGGTGGCGCTGGCCTGTTTCGTGGAATACGTGCTGCTGGTGGTAAAGGCGACCGGCAATATCCCGTACCGGCTGGCAGGTCTGATTGCGGGCGGCGTATATATCGGCCTGGCAGCCGGCGCTTTGCTGGGCTTCAGCGCGCAACAGTTGTTGCTCGTGCTCGGCACCGTCATTGCCACGGATACGGGGGCTTATTTTTCGGGCCGGGCTATTGGCGGGCCGAAGATCGCGCCGCGCATCAGTCCTTCCAAGACGTGGGCCGGATTATGTGGCGGGATGCTGGCGGCTGCGGTGTGGCTGGCTGGCGGCATCTACGTCATCATGTCGCTTGGCGATGCGGCTTCACCAACCAGCCATGTGTTGCCCTTTGCGATTGGCGGCGCGGTTCTGGCGGTTGCGGCGCAAGCCGGCGATTTCTTTGAAAGCTGGCTGAAACGCAAGGCGGGTGCGAAGGATTCGTCACGGCTCATTCCGGGCCATGGCGGCGTGTTTGACCGGGTTGACGGACTGCTCCCGGTTGCGCTGATCGCCGCTGCGGCGATGAGCTTCATGCCTTGA
- the uppS gene encoding polyprenyl diphosphate synthase, whose amino-acid sequence MAEASSDSVRARHVAIIMDGNGRWAKQRHLPRAMGHQRGVEAVRKLVRSVEGMGIDCLTLYAFSSENWKRPADEVSDLMGMLRKFIKSDLPEFIANDVKLKIIGDYKALEPDIVTQLEDALERTSKGSRTLAVALNYGSQDEIVRAAAKAASAGDITAESIAANLDTADLPPLDLLIRTSGEVRLSNFLLWQAAYAEMMFVDELWPDFTPGHLQAALDRFAGRERRYGGR is encoded by the coding sequence ATGGCGGAGGCAAGCTCGGACAGCGTGCGCGCACGCCACGTCGCGATCATCATGGATGGTAACGGGCGCTGGGCGAAACAGCGCCATCTGCCGCGCGCGATGGGGCATCAGCGCGGTGTGGAAGCGGTGCGCAAACTGGTCCGCAGTGTCGAGGGAATGGGTATCGATTGCCTTACGCTCTATGCGTTTTCCTCCGAAAACTGGAAGCGTCCGGCAGACGAGGTCAGTGACCTGATGGGGATGCTGCGCAAGTTCATCAAATCGGACCTGCCGGAATTTATCGCCAATGATGTGAAGCTGAAAATTATCGGTGATTACAAGGCTCTGGAGCCGGATATTGTCACGCAGCTTGAGGATGCTCTGGAGCGTACATCGAAAGGTTCGCGGACCCTGGCGGTAGCACTGAATTACGGATCGCAGGACGAAATCGTGCGCGCCGCGGCAAAGGCCGCCAGCGCGGGTGACATTACCGCTGAAAGCATCGCCGCCAATCTCGATACTGCCGATCTGCCGCCGCTCGACCTGCTGATCCGCACCAGCGGTGAAGTCAGGCTGTCGAACTTCCTGTTGTGGCAGGCCGCCTATGCCGAAATGATGTTTGTGGACGAATTGTGGCCCGATTTCACACCCGGACATCTGCAAGCGGCGCTCGACCGGTTTGCCGGCAGGGAGCGGCGATATGGCGGACGATAA
- the frr gene encoding ribosome recycling factor: MAKYDKSDIDRRMTGAVEALKSDLGGLRTGRANTTLLDPVMVEVYGALMPLNQVATVSAPEPRMLSVQVWDKGNVVQVEKGIAKAGLGLNPMTDGQNVRLPIPDLTEERRKELSKLAGQYGEKAKIAVRNVRRDAMESLKDDEKAKEISEDDRKRLEDEVQKMTDKYVAEIDVASEHKEKEIMTQ, encoded by the coding sequence ATGGCCAAATACGATAAATCCGACATTGATCGCCGCATGACTGGCGCTGTCGAAGCATTGAAAAGCGATCTGGGCGGTTTGCGTACCGGGCGCGCCAACACCACGCTGCTCGATCCGGTGATGGTTGAGGTTTACGGCGCGCTGATGCCGCTCAACCAGGTTGCGACGGTCTCGGCGCCCGAACCGCGGATGCTCAGCGTGCAGGTGTGGGACAAGGGCAATGTGGTCCAGGTGGAAAAAGGCATCGCCAAGGCGGGCCTCGGGCTCAACCCCATGACCGATGGGCAGAATGTGCGCTTGCCGATCCCCGATCTGACCGAAGAACGCCGCAAGGAATTGTCGAAGCTGGCGGGTCAATACGGCGAAAAAGCCAAGATCGCCGTTCGTAACGTGCGCCGCGATGCGATGGAATCGCTCAAGGACGATGAAAAGGCCAAAGAAATCTCCGAAGACGACCGCAAGCGTCTGGAAGATGAAGTCCAGAAAATGACCGACAAATATGTCGCTGAAATCGACGTTGCTTCGGAGCATAAAGAAAAGGAAATCATGACCCAGTGA
- the pyrH gene encoding UMP kinase translates to MSTPATDPGYKRILLKLSGEVLMGEQDYGIDPAYVARLAEEVKAAKDTGLEICLVIGGGNIFRGVAGAARGLDRTTGDYMGMLATVMNALAMQNALEQAGVPTRVQSAIPMSSVCEPYIRRRAERHLEKGRIVIFAAGTGNPFFTTDTGAALRAAEMGCDALLKGTSVDGVYDSDPKTNPDAKRFDEITYSRVLNDNLKVMDATAVALCRENSIPIVVFSIREKGNVVRVIGGGGVQTIVKETQSKEA, encoded by the coding sequence ATGTCAACGCCAGCCACAGATCCCGGATATAAACGCATCCTGCTCAAACTGTCAGGCGAAGTGCTGATGGGTGAACAGGATTACGGGATCGACCCGGCCTATGTCGCGCGGCTTGCCGAAGAAGTGAAAGCGGCAAAGGATACCGGACTTGAAATCTGTCTGGTGATCGGCGGCGGCAATATCTTTCGCGGTGTTGCGGGCGCAGCGCGCGGGCTGGACCGCACCACCGGCGATTATATGGGTATGTTGGCGACCGTGATGAACGCGCTGGCGATGCAAAATGCACTCGAGCAGGCGGGCGTCCCCACGCGCGTTCAATCGGCCATCCCGATGTCTTCCGTGTGCGAGCCTTACATCCGCCGCCGCGCCGAACGGCATCTCGAAAAAGGCCGCATCGTGATTTTTGCCGCGGGAACGGGCAATCCGTTTTTCACCACCGATACGGGCGCTGCCCTGCGCGCTGCCGAAATGGGCTGCGACGCGCTGCTGAAAGGGACAAGCGTGGACGGGGTTTACGACAGCGATCCCAAAACCAACCCCGACGCCAAACGCTTCGATGAAATCACTTACAGCCGCGTGCTGAACGACAATCTGAAAGTTATGGACGCGACCGCCGTTGCGCTGTGCCGCGAAAACAGTATTCCGATCGTGGTGTTCTCGATCCGTGAAAAGGGTAATGTCGTGCGCGTGATTGGCGGCGGAGGGGTCCAGACCATCGTAAAAGAGACACAGAGCAAGGAAGCCTGA
- a CDS encoding TIGR00341 family protein codes for MSARLVEIFIPETMVTQLEEMLPRHCRRFWRETVPGSQEKYSCIVQQRYAERLLSELDAVFGSVPNFTAYVAQLEAVLPPVAETAETELAGPGALRPPTAIERFFSRDRISTDELYDDIEESLHITPSYLLTVVLSSIIAGLGMRSGQTAVVIGAMIIAPLLGPTMGVALAATVGNRALGWKAAGTLLAGALFAVAGGIVVGLSVTIDPLVPELQSRTVVQAADIALALACGAAGVLAFSRGASLTLVGVMVAVALVPPLAATGIFLGTGEPAVAANALFLFAINLVCVNVAGIVMFLIQGLPPKNWRVTSGILAAWIVILLLLASMMAGRLVFGVGVGAGVGVGVGLGTLDTAGRNAVGADWLGVITPQAFPLRLRGHAAKERRNLKPVGFSSPYVNASHRSRI; via the coding sequence ATGTCCGCCCGGCTTGTCGAGATATTTATCCCGGAAACAATGGTCACGCAACTGGAGGAAATGCTGCCGCGCCATTGCCGGCGGTTCTGGCGTGAGACGGTGCCCGGTAGCCAGGAAAAATACAGCTGTATCGTGCAACAACGGTACGCCGAACGCCTACTGAGTGAACTGGATGCGGTGTTCGGGTCTGTGCCCAATTTTACCGCCTATGTCGCGCAGCTCGAAGCGGTCCTGCCGCCTGTCGCGGAAACGGCAGAGACGGAATTAGCCGGTCCCGGCGCGCTGCGCCCGCCCACCGCCATCGAACGGTTTTTCAGTCGTGACCGGATCAGCACCGACGAACTTTATGACGATATCGAGGAAAGCCTGCACATAACCCCCAGCTATTTGCTGACGGTGGTCTTGTCGTCGATAATCGCCGGTTTGGGTATGCGTAGCGGCCAGACCGCGGTTGTGATCGGCGCGATGATAATTGCCCCGCTGCTGGGGCCGACCATGGGCGTCGCCCTGGCTGCGACTGTCGGCAACCGGGCGCTGGGATGGAAAGCGGCCGGAACGCTTCTGGCGGGCGCGCTGTTTGCAGTAGCGGGGGGCATTGTGGTCGGGCTGTCGGTGACCATCGATCCGCTTGTTCCCGAATTGCAAAGCCGCACGGTCGTGCAGGCTGCCGATATTGCGCTGGCGCTCGCGTGCGGTGCAGCAGGTGTTCTGGCGTTCAGCCGCGGCGCTTCGCTGACACTGGTGGGGGTTATGGTCGCCGTTGCTCTGGTCCCCCCGCTTGCAGCCACCGGCATTTTTCTGGGAACCGGCGAACCCGCCGTGGCGGCAAATGCACTGTTCCTGTTCGCGATCAATCTGGTGTGCGTCAATGTAGCGGGAATCGTGATGTTCCTGATTCAGGGATTGCCGCCCAAAAACTGGCGCGTGACAAGCGGGATACTGGCGGCCTGGATAGTGATCCTGCTGCTGCTGGCATCGATGATGGCGGGACGGCTGGTATTCGGCGTCGGCGTTGGCGCCGGCGTTGGCGTCGGCGTCGGGCTCGGCACACTGGACACCGCCGGGCGCAATGCAGTGGGCGCCGACTGGTTGGGCGTCATTACTCCACAGGCTTTCCCTTTGCGCCTGCGCGGCCATGCGGCTAAGGAACGCCGCAACCTGAAACCAGTTGGATTCTCCTCGCCCTATGTCAACGCCAGCCACAGATCCCGGATATAA
- the tsf gene encoding translation elongation factor Ts codes for MAAFSVADVKTLREKTGAGMMDAKKALTEAGGDIEAAVDALRAKGLATAQKKSSRTAAEGLVGVAVEGTKGVAVEVNSETDFVAKNDQFQSFVRNTTTAALGVAGDDVEALKGAAYPGGGTVADKLTDNVATIGENQQVRRMKTVSVSSGMVVPYIHNAAAPNLGKIGVLVALESEAGADVLEPLGKQLAMHIAAAFPQALNADGLDAELIARERAIAAEKAAESGKPENVQQKMVEGAVSKFAKENALLSQLFVMDNKTPIAQVVEQAGKEAGSAIVLKDYVRFQLGEGIEKEENDFAAEVAAAVGG; via the coding sequence CGGCGCGGGCATGATGGACGCCAAAAAAGCGCTGACCGAAGCTGGCGGCGACATCGAAGCCGCGGTCGATGCCTTGCGTGCCAAGGGTCTTGCCACCGCACAGAAGAAATCGAGCCGCACCGCTGCAGAAGGCCTGGTCGGCGTTGCAGTCGAAGGCACGAAGGGCGTTGCCGTCGAAGTGAATTCGGAAACCGATTTCGTTGCGAAGAACGACCAGTTCCAGTCTTTCGTGCGCAACACCACCACCGCCGCACTTGGCGTGGCCGGTGATGATGTCGAAGCGCTTAAGGGTGCTGCCTATCCCGGCGGCGGCACGGTTGCCGACAAACTGACCGACAATGTCGCGACGATCGGTGAAAACCAGCAGGTCCGCCGGATGAAGACCGTTTCTGTTTCCAGCGGAATGGTCGTTCCCTACATCCACAATGCTGCGGCGCCCAACCTCGGCAAAATCGGCGTTCTGGTTGCGCTTGAAAGCGAAGCGGGTGCCGACGTGCTCGAACCGCTTGGCAAACAGCTGGCCATGCATATCGCCGCCGCTTTCCCGCAGGCGCTGAATGCCGACGGTCTCGACGCCGAACTGATCGCGCGCGAGCGCGCTATCGCTGCGGAAAAGGCTGCCGAAAGCGGCAAGCCCGAAAACGTGCAGCAAAAGATGGTCGAAGGTGCGGTAAGCAAGTTCGCCAAGGAAAATGCGCTTCTGAGCCAGCTGTTCGTGATGGATAACAAGACACCCATCGCCCAGGTTGTCGAACAGGCGGGCAAGGAAGCCGGTTCCGCAATCGTGCTGAAGGATTATGTCCGCTTCCAGCTGGGTGAAGGCATCGAGAAGGAAGAAAACGACTTCGCCGCAGAAGTCGCGGCTGCTGTTGGCGGCTAA